Sequence from the Schaalia sp. 19OD2882 genome:
TCGAACCTGCGGACGCCCACCGCGCGTGGCCGTGCCTGGACCAGCCCGACGTCAAACCGACATGGACTTTCCACGTCCTGGCCCCCGCTGGGTGGGAGGTCCTGTCCAACGGGGCGACGACCCACTGCGAGCAGGTCGCACCCGACCTGCGTCGCCACCATTTCGGGACGACCCCGCCTCTGTCGAGCTACATCACCGCCGTCGTGGCCGGACACTACGCGGTGGTCGATGCGGGATCGTGGAGTGGGGGAGCCACCGGGGACGAGGCCGACGGCGGCCACCTCGAGATCCCGCTGCGTCTGGCGTGCCGACAGGCTCTGGCCCCGTACATGGATGTCGAGGACATCATCGAGGTGACCAGGGCGGGCCTGGACTTCTTCCACACCCGCTACGGCATCACCTACCCGTGGGGCGGCTACGACCAGGTCTTCGTGCCCGAGTACAACCTCGGCGCCATGGAGAACCCCGGGTGCGTGACCTTCACCGAACACCACCTCGGCCGCGACCCCCTGTCCCACGCCCAACGCCAGGCGCGCGCCAACACGATCCTCCACGAGATGAGCCACATGTGGTTCGGCGACCTGGCCGCCCCCGCCTGGTGGGACGACCTGTGGCTCAAGGAATCCTTCGCCGACCACCAAGGGACCCTTGCGGCGGCCACAGGCACCCGCTACACGGGGGAGTGGGCGGCTTTTGCCCTGGCACGAAAGGGATGGGCCTACGAGCAGGACCTGCGCTCGACCACCCATCCGATCGTCGCGGACATCCCCGACGTGGAGGCCGCCACGACGAACTTCGACGGCATCACCTACGCCAAGGGGGCCTCCGTTCTCAAACAGCTGGTCGCCTGGGTGGGCGAGGACGTGTTCTTCTCGGCCGTGCGCCGCTACTTCCGCGACCACGCCCACGGAGTCACCCGTCTGTCCGACCTCTTGCACGCCCTGGCGGCGGTTTCGGACAGGGACCTGGAGGCCTGGGAGCAGGCGTGGCTGCACACCACCGGTCCTTCCGTCCTGCGGGCCTCCTGGAGGGTGGAGGAGGATGGCGCCGTCCAGGATTTCCTCCTCCACCAGGAGTGCGCGGCCCAGCAGGCGCTGGTTCTCAGACCGCATCACCTCGTGGTGAGCACATGGCGGGTCGAGGGCGCCACCCTGCGGCGCACCCACCGCTTCGAGGTCGACATCGACGGCGCCTGCGCAAGGATCGACCCGGAAGGCCTGCTGGCAAGGCCCGGTGCGGTGGGGGACCTCGACATGGTTCTCGTCAACGACGAGGACCTCACCTACGCCATCACCCGCCTGGACCCCGCCTCGACGACAATCGCCCTGAGCCACATCGCCGCCTGCCCGGACGACCTGACCAGGGCAGTGGTCTGGTCCGCCCTGTGGAATGCGGTGCGTGACGCCGAGCTGGCGCCCGAGGACTTCATCCACGCCGTGGCCTCCCAAGGATTGGGAGAGAGCCAGGAAGCGGTTCTGCGACGGCTTTTGCGCTGTGTGGGCACATGCCTGGATTCCTACGTCCTGCCGGAGCGGCGCCAGGACTTGGCGCTGGCCTTCGCGGGGGCCTGCGTCAAGGCTGCGCGCCACGCCGGAGGAGCCGCAGACGGTGCAGGACGCGCATGGTTGGAGGCCTTCGCACGGACCATTGCCCACATGCCCGCCGACCACGTCGCCGCCTGCCCGGTGACTGCCCAACTGGTCGAAGGCACCTTCGACGGCGCAGGGGTGGACGCGGTGACCGCGTGGTCCGCCCGAAGCGGTGTGGCCGCGCACGGCCTTGCCGACGAAGTGCGCCTGGCGGCGTGGCTGGGGACCTCTGCCTCCGGCGAGGACGTCGTGCGCCACCTGTGTGCGATGAGTGCTCGACCGGACCCGGATGTACGGGCGGCCGCCTGGGAGGCGGTCACACGCGCTGACCTGTCGAATGAGCATCTCAGCGCCACCCTGGAAGGTCTGTCACGCTCGACCTGGAAGGGGAGCGAGCTCGTCGATCTCTTCCTCGGCGAGGTCCTCCCGTTCTGGCGCAGCCACTCCATCGGCATGAGTCTGCGTTTCGTGGCAGGCGCGGCGCCCTCGGACCCCGACACCTGCCCGCCCGAGAGGCTCCGCCGGTGGCTGGAGGACCACCAGCCCCTGCCCGACCAGCTGGTGCGTCTCCTGAGTGAGGTGGCCGACGACCTGGAACGGGTGCGCTCGGTGCGGGAACGAGGTCGCCCATGAGCCACCCGGAACCCCACCACAACCCCGAGGCCCGCCCCGACCCGGCAGCCTCCATGTCCCTGCTCACCGGGCTGCTGCGCAATCCTCTCGATGCCGGCTACGCCGCCTGGGAGAACGGCGGAACCCACAAGCCCCGCTGGTGGGAGCGGATGTTGACCGTCCTCCTGGCCGTCGCCTTGGGAGTGGCCTGCACGTGGGCGGTACGCGCCCTTCGCGTGCCGGAGCGGATCGACATCCACGACGAACTGCTCGACCGGGCGCTCACCCAGCAGTCGGCCGTCGCCGCCCTGGAGGACTCCGTCCAGTCCCTGGCCCAGGAGGTCGAAGCGGCGGGAGGCTCCACTGCGGCCGGGGCGCGCCTGGACCCGGCCCTGGCTCTGGCCGTCGCCGCCCAGGACGTCACAGGCCCCGGGCTGCTGGTCACACTGAAGAACTCCGCCGACACCTCCACCCCCTCCGGGGGCCTGGTGCGCGACCAGGACATCCGCATGGTCGTCAACGCCCTGTGGTCCGCAGGCGCTGAGGCCGTGACAGTCAACGGCATCCGCGTGGGTCCGGCCACATTCATCAGGACCGCCGGAGCAAGCGTCCTCGTCAACGTGACCCCCATCAGTTCCCCTTACGAGATCCGAGCCATCGGGGATGCGAACACCATGTCGACGGCACTGGTGCGCGGGTCCACAGGGGACTACCTTTCCAGTGTCGAGTCCGTCAACGGCATCTCGGTGGCCGCCAGTGCCCAGACCTCGATCTCCATGCCCGCGCTGGATGTGCGCACACTCCGCCACGCCACTGAGTCCACAGGAGGACAGTGACATGATCGCCATCATCGGTCTCGCACTGGGCATCCTCATCGGGTTCTTCATCGACCCGACGGTGCCCGTATGGCTGCAGCCATTCCTGCCGGTGGCCGTCGTCGCGGGCCTGGACGCCCTTTTCGGCGCCGGCCGTGCCTGGTTGGAAGGACACTTCCACGACCGGGTCTTCGTCACCTCCTTCTTCTGGAACGTCGTGGTGGCGTGCCTGCTCGTGTGGCTGGGCACCCAGTTGGGGGTCGGCTCGGCGATGACCACGGCGGTGGTGGTGGTCCTGGGCATCCGCATCTTCTCCAACACCGCGTCCATCCGACGTCTGCTCCTCAAGGCGTGACATGGCAGACACGATCGACATGACGACCTCCCCCGAGGAACACTCCGATGGGGTGGAGACCCACGAGCCGCCGACTCCCCAAGCGCCCGAGACGGATCCTCAAGTGCCCGAGCCGGAGAGTGAACCGGCTCCTGGCCGCAGGCGACGCTTGTGGACCCGCATCGGCCGCGCCTCGGTGGCCGCTCCACGGGCCATGCACGTCCTGCTGCTCGTCATCTGCCTCTTCCTCGGCACGGCCTTGGTCACACAGGTGCGTTCCCAACGTCACGACCCGCTGGAGACCCTCAAACAGGAGGACCTGGTGATCCTCCTCGGAGAATTGGACGAACGCGAAAAGGTGCTGCGTGCCGAGCGCGCTGAATTGCAGACCCGGCTCGACCAATTGCGTCGGGCGGCCGACCAACGCAGCGCCGCCGACGAAGCCGTGCGCAAGACGACGGAACTGGCACGCGTCAACGCCGGTACGGTTCCTGTCACGGGCCAGGGCGTCCAGGTCACGGTCATCGACAAGGACAACGCCCTTGGGGCCACCCAGTTCGTCATGGCCCTGGGCGAATTGCGCAATGCGGGGGCCGAGGCGGTCGAACTCAACGGCGTGCGCCTGACGTCTCGTGCCTACTTCAGTTCGGACGCACGCGGCGTCCTCGTCAACGGGCAGCGGATCTCGTCACCGTATGTGTGGAAGATCATCGGCCCGGCGAAGACGATCGCTGCGGCTTTGGAGATCCAAGCCGGCTCAGCTGCGCAGATGCGTGCCAAAGGCGCACAAGTCGACATCCTGGAGAGTGAAAGGATCAAGATCGACTCCGTCGCCACCGCACAACCCCCCGCTTGGGCGGTGCCGAGCAACAACTGAGGGTTGCTCGCGCTATGAGTCATTGTTCTCAAGAAGCGAAAGGGCTGGGTGTCCGCTTAGGATGGGGACATTCAGCTGACGAGACCAGGGAGGTTCGACGTGGACCAGCAGCAGGAGTTCGACCCGACGACCACCTCGGTCTTCGGTCTCCCGATGGCTGGCGAGGCGCCGGAGGGACCTGTGGCCCTTTCGCCGCGCGACCGCGACGCCGTGGAGGCGCTGCCGGCCGGTTCGGCGCTGCTCATCGTCCAGCGTGGACCGAACACCGGTGCCCGCTTCCTTCTGGACGCCGAGGTGACCAATGCCGGCCGCTCGCCGCGTTCGGACATCTTCCTCGATGACGTCACCGTCTCGCGCAAGCACTGCCAGTTCCTTCCTCACGAGGGCGGGGTGCACATGGTCCGCGACTCCGGAAGCCTCAACGGCACCTATGTCAACCGTGAACGCGTCGACCAGGCGGTGCTCAAGGCCGGCGACGAGGTCCAGATCGGCAAGTACCGCCTGACCTACCAGCCCTCACCGCGCAACGCATGACGACGAGGGACGCAGCCGCCCGTGAGCTTGCCGGGGCGCAGGAGGACGTTGCGCTCGTGCCGTGGCCCAGGGGAGTCTCCCGCAAGGCCAGCTTGACCATCGGTCAAGTCGTCGAGACCTTGGCCAAGGAGTTCCCCGCCATCACCGTCTCCAAGGTGCGTTACCTGGAGGACCAGGAGTTGGTGTCCCCGACGAGGACGGCCTCCGGCTATCGGAAGTACTCGCCGGCAGATGTGGCCAGGCTGCGTTTCGTCCTCCAGCGTCAACGGGACACATTCGCCCCTTTGCGTGTGATCGGTGACGAGCTGCGGGCTCTGGACGCCGGGCACGAACCCGCTCCCTCGCGCAGCGCCCGCGTGGTGGCCTCCGAAGGTCGGGTGGTCGATGTGGGCAATCGTCCGGCAGTGCCCGCCTCCGACCTGTGCGACCTCACCGGGGCGGATCTGGAGACCTTGGAACGCTTCACGCGCCTGGGGCTGGTGACCCCGGACCTGGCCGGCTACTTCCCCTCCAGGTGCATCCAAGTCGTGTCACTGCTGCTCCAGCTGGAGGGCTGCGGAATCGACGTGCGGACCTTGCGAGCGGTGCGCACGGGCGCCGAGCGCAGTGCGGACATCATCGACCAGACGGTGACCTCCCAGCATTCGAGGCGACGGGCGGGTGATGCGGAGCGCGCGGCGGCCCGCTCGGCAGAGCTCGGTGAACTCTTCGCCGACCTGCACCGGGAGATGCTCCGTGTGTCCCTGCACAACCTAAATCGACGCTGAGCGGTGGCGAATCGCCCGGCGACCGGGATTGTCGAGTGGGCGCGGCAACATTCACCTTCAGCTTGAGGGTGAGACGCGCCGGGAGTGTCGTTGAAATTGTGGGTTCGCCCGCCTAGCTTTGGGTGAGGAGATCCCGCGACCCCCAGTCAACGTGGAGGACATGCTGTGAACACGAGTTCTGCGCCCAGTGCCGATTCGGCACGTCAGGGCGTCCTCTTCGGTGACTCCGTGGCCGACCAGGGGGACGACCTCGGCTACCGCGGACCTGCCGCCTGCACTGCGGCGGGCATCACCTACCGACAGTTGGACTACTGGGCGCGCACCGGTCTGCTGCAGCCCTCCGTACGCCCCGCAAAGGGATCGGGCACCCAGCGCCTGTACTCCTTCAAGGACATCCTCGTCCTCAAACTCGTGAAGAAGCTTCTGGACGCGGGAGTCTCATTGCAGCAGGTCCGCCGAGCTGTCGGGCAGTTGCTCGACAGGGGAGTGGAGGACCTGGCCTCCGTCACCCTCATGAGCGACGGAGCCTCCGTCTACGAGTGCACCTCCACCGAGGAGGTCATCGACCTGCTCCAGGGCGGGCAGGGAGTCTTCGGGATCGCCGTGGGACGCGTGTGGCGCGAGGTCGAAGGTTCCTTGGCCGATCTGCCGGTCGAACAGGCGGATCTTCCCGTGGTGGACGACTTGGCCGAGCGTCGGCGTCGCAAGCGCAACGCCTCCTGACACAACACAGCGGCCCGCCGCACCGCGGTTCGGTGCGGCGATTCGCGCCGCGGGGGAGAGGACCCCTTCGCGGCTCAGAGTTTCCCGAGGTTCCGGCCGACGCTCCACCCGGTTTCGACGTCGACGATCTCGACGGTGACGATTCCATTCCGATCCACGGTGTAGCGCTCCTCGACCAGTGGTCCGTCCTCGGTGCGCACGACCTCGACCCGGGACAGGTCGACCTGCGCGCCCTGCAATTGTCGGTCGAAGGGCATGAAGACCTCGCCGCAGGGGATGACGTCCCCGCGCGGCACGCCGTCACTGTCGGTGCGCGAGTATTCGACGAAGCGGAACCAGCCGACATTGTGGGCCGCCCTGTAGCGGCGCACCACGTGCACGTCCTCGCCCCGGGCGAGGACCAGGTCGGGTTCGAGCAAGGGGTCGAAGGAGACGAGGTCGCCGGATTCGGCCTCTCGGAAGACACCGACTCCCCGCGAGAGCGTGTCGCGCAAGGTGTAGGCGGCCGCCGGGTCAGCGGCGATGGCAAGGCCAATGGCGGTGGAGGCGGCAGGGTGAGGTGAGCGGTGGACCCGGCGCCCGTGCGCATCGCGCAGGATCCGCGCCACCGCGGGCAGCTCGGCACCGCCACCGACCACGTACAGGCCGGCCACATCCGCTGCGAGCTTGCTGGCACCCTGCGCATCCAGATCCAACAGGGGAGTCATGGTCTCCAGGGTCGAGTCGACGAGGGGCCGCACCTCTTCGTAGTAGTCACGCACCGGAAGGATCACAGGGGATCCCTGCACATCGATGGTGGCGAAACGGGACTGTGGAGTGAGGGACTCCTTGACCAGGCGGCACTGGTGGACCAAGGTGTCCCACCCCTCGTCCCCGAGGTCTGCGGGGGAAAGGCCTGCGGATCGGAGCGCCAAGCGAGCCAGGACCAGGTCGAAGTCGTCTCCGCCGAGCAGGTTGTTTCCGCGTGAGGCCAGGACCTCGTGATCGACTCCGTCAGCCACGACAAGAGAGGCGTCGAAGGTGCCGCCACCCAGGTCGTACACGAGGACCTTGGTGCGCCTGGAGTTCAGCGTGCCCGAGTGGCGGTGGGTGTACTCGAAGCCGGCGGCCGAGGGTTCGTTGACCATGGACAAGACGTTCCATCCGGCGGCGCGGAAGGCCTCCATGGTCAGGAAACGCTGGCCGGAGTGGGCGTGTGCCGGAACACCGACAACGGCTTCGAGGGGCTCGTCGGCCGGCACGGTGGCCACGGAGGAGGATTCGCGGACAAGTTGGGCCACGTGGGCGAGGAATCGGGTGAGCAGGTCGACCAGTCCGATGTCCCTGCGGGCCAGGCGCACAGTGGTCGACGGGGTCACGCCGGCGTCGGCGAGAAGACGCTTGAAGGAACGCAGGTGCGCAGCGCCGTCCGAGGCCAGGCGTTCGGCCTCGTGACCGAAGACCAGGTGGTTGCCGTCCAGGGCGGCCACGGAGGGAATGTAGTCGTGGAGGTCGCCGGATTCGTCCTCGAAGGAGACCATGGGATAGTTGCCCCTGTCGACGCAGGCGATCGTGGTGCGTGTGGTTCCGAAGTCGACTCCGATTCTCATGCATCCACCCTAATGGGGGGATGGCGGGTCTGGGTCGGCTCCACGCCCCGGAGCAGGAGATGACATAATGTGCATTATCGGACACAAGGGTCGAGGTCGGAATGACGCCGGTTCCAGCGCCACTGGATGGTCGTCGTCTTCACAGGCGAGTGGCCGCGCGCCGGGCGCTCACACTGAGCTAGACTGTCCGGGCCTTGCACTGAAGGACTGACCAGGAGGAACCATGGCGGATCGCGCACTTCGAGGAATGCAGATCGGCGCGAAGTCGATGGAGTCCGAGGAAGGCGTCGTCTTTGCCGAGCGCTACACCGTGAAGTACCTGTGCCCGAATGGCACCGAGTTCGAGGTCACCCTGTCCACGGAGGCGGTTGCGCCGGCCACGTGGGAATGCCAGTGCGGTCTGACTGCCGAACTCATCGGTGATGCGCCTGAAGAGGAAGAACCCAAGGCGGTCAAGCCTCAGCGCACCCACTGGGACATGCTGCGCGAACGCCGCTCCCTGGAGGAACTCGACCAGGTTCTCACCGAGCAGCTCACCCTGCTGCGCGAAGGTCGTCTGCGCCCCGAAGGCGCCTACCGTCGCGGCTGAAACGCCCCTCTGCGCCCCCCCTGCTGCTGAGGTGGCACTGGGTTCTGACATAATGTGCGGGTGCAGGGCCTTCCTCTTCGACTGACCCTCGACACCGCTCACTGCCCGCTGCGCACCGATCCTCGCCCTGTCGAAGCGGAGGAACGCCGGGAGGAACCTCTGTCGCCACGCCCCGCAGATCCCGCAGCCCCGGCAAAGCGTCTCCCACGCGCTGCGCGATCCTCGAAGCGCACCTGGACCAGACGGGCCATCGAGGCAAGGACAAGCACAGCACCGGCGCACATGACGAGCCACGACGGCCAGGGGCCGAGGACCGCCGCCGGAGTCAGTGACGTGCGCAGGGGCAACTCCCCCGCCAGATGCGCGGCCTGCATCGTGCCGCTGACCGCCTGGACGGACCCGTCCGGGCGTACGAGCATCGACACCCCCGTCGTGGAGGCCTGGACGGCCGAACGGGAGAACTCCATGGCCCTGAAACGCAGGATCTGGGCCTGCTGGACGGACTCGGCGCGATCCCTGAAGTGGTAGTTGTTCGTGGGCACCACGATCATCTGGCCGCCCGCCATGACCCCCTCGGCCAGAAGGTCCTCGTAGGCCACCTCGAAACAGATGCCGACGGCCAAAGGCACATCACGGCCATCTGCCAGACGCACCCGCATGAACGCAATGTTGTCCACCGGGGCAAGATCCACCGACACCTGGGCGGCCTCAGTGGCCAGAAGCGAAATGATGTCACGCAAAGGGATGAATTCACCGAAGGGCACCGGAATCTGCTTGCCGTAGAAGGTCGGGTCCAGACCCGTGCCCGGATACCAGAGGCCGATCCAGTTGTAGCGGAAGTCCTCGCCGTACTCCGGGAAGCCGACGATCGTGGGGGCCTGGGCCCGATTCACCACGTCACTGACCGTGTGCGCGACGACGGCGCTGCGCCTGGGGTCGCGGTCCAAAGAGGCTTCGCCCCACACGTACAGGTCCACCGGCGCGCCCTCGTCGATGAGGGACTGCATCTGGTCGGCGTGATTTCGGGTGACCCGGCCTTCCTCCGAGTAGGTCTGCAGGGCGGGCAACTCGATGTTGCCCTGGGCGATGCCCACACGCAACGCGCCCGACTCCTGGGACTGGGACAACGGGATGAGGATCGGGGTGACGAACAGGGCCAGTGCGCCGACCAGGCACAACGGCCGGGACCACCAGCCCGGCCGCTCCAAACCGACGTGCATGGCCAAGGCCCGCCGCGCCAACACCGCCACGACGACGACGAGGAAGGAGACCAAGACTTCCCCACCGACAACGGCCAGACGACCGATCGGCGCGTCCACCTGCGGGTAGGCGAGGTTGCCCCACGGAAATCCCGACCACGGGAAGTGCGAGCGCACCTGTTCGACGGCCACCCACGTGGTGGCCACCGCAAGTGCCTCGCCCAGAGGATGTCGACTCCACTGCCACACGCGGGTCAACGCCGTCGCGGCTCCCCACAGCGCCAGGAACACCACTTGGCTTCCGGCAAGCGCCACCCACGGCAACCAGCCCCCAGTTGCCGGCAGCGACCAGTCGGTGTGCGGCAGCCAGAACGCGCAGCCGAAGACCATCGCAAGGAACGCTGCGCGAGAAGGCGAGGAACAGTCCACCCGGGAAATGACCAGCGCCATCGACGGCACGAGCAGCCACCACAGGTCCCACGCGGGGAACGACAG
This genomic interval carries:
- the pepN gene encoding aminopeptidase N, coding for MTSLSRESARDRRAHVDLRHVDVDLDLSEGADVEIATFPVTSSLTLVTDRPGLTVDVDGEVLEVLVDGRAAEWVHEGQTLHVRAVPTSVETEVVVRARCRYSRTGEGLHRYVDPEDSRVYLYTQFEPADAHRAWPCLDQPDVKPTWTFHVLAPAGWEVLSNGATTHCEQVAPDLRRHHFGTTPPLSSYITAVVAGHYAVVDAGSWSGGATGDEADGGHLEIPLRLACRQALAPYMDVEDIIEVTRAGLDFFHTRYGITYPWGGYDQVFVPEYNLGAMENPGCVTFTEHHLGRDPLSHAQRQARANTILHEMSHMWFGDLAAPAWWDDLWLKESFADHQGTLAAATGTRYTGEWAAFALARKGWAYEQDLRSTTHPIVADIPDVEAATTNFDGITYAKGASVLKQLVAWVGEDVFFSAVRRYFRDHAHGVTRLSDLLHALAAVSDRDLEAWEQAWLHTTGPSVLRASWRVEEDGAVQDFLLHQECAAQQALVLRPHHLVVSTWRVEGATLRRTHRFEVDIDGACARIDPEGLLARPGAVGDLDMVLVNDEDLTYAITRLDPASTTIALSHIAACPDDLTRAVVWSALWNAVRDAELAPEDFIHAVASQGLGESQEAVLRRLLRCVGTCLDSYVLPERRQDLALAFAGACVKAARHAGGAADGAGRAWLEAFARTIAHMPADHVAACPVTAQLVEGTFDGAGVDAVTAWSARSGVAAHGLADEVRLAAWLGTSASGEDVVRHLCAMSARPDPDVRAAAWEAVTRADLSNEHLSATLEGLSRSTWKGSELVDLFLGEVLPFWRSHSIGMSLRFVAGAAPSDPDTCPPERLRRWLEDHQPLPDQLVRLLSEVADDLERVRSVRERGRP
- a CDS encoding DUF881 domain-containing protein, with translation MSHPEPHHNPEARPDPAASMSLLTGLLRNPLDAGYAAWENGGTHKPRWWERMLTVLLAVALGVACTWAVRALRVPERIDIHDELLDRALTQQSAVAALEDSVQSLAQEVEAAGGSTAAGARLDPALALAVAAQDVTGPGLLVTLKNSADTSTPSGGLVRDQDIRMVVNALWSAGAEAVTVNGIRVGPATFIRTAGASVLVNVTPISSPYEIRAIGDANTMSTALVRGSTGDYLSSVESVNGISVAASAQTSISMPALDVRTLRHATESTGGQ
- a CDS encoding small basic family protein: MIAIIGLALGILIGFFIDPTVPVWLQPFLPVAVVAGLDALFGAGRAWLEGHFHDRVFVTSFFWNVVVACLLVWLGTQLGVGSAMTTAVVVVLGIRIFSNTASIRRLLLKA
- a CDS encoding DUF881 domain-containing protein, whose translation is MADTIDMTTSPEEHSDGVETHEPPTPQAPETDPQVPEPESEPAPGRRRRLWTRIGRASVAAPRAMHVLLLVICLFLGTALVTQVRSQRHDPLETLKQEDLVILLGELDEREKVLRAERAELQTRLDQLRRAADQRSAADEAVRKTTELARVNAGTVPVTGQGVQVTVIDKDNALGATQFVMALGELRNAGAEAVELNGVRLTSRAYFSSDARGVLVNGQRISSPYVWKIIGPAKTIAAALEIQAGSAAQMRAKGAQVDILESERIKIDSVATAQPPAWAVPSNN
- a CDS encoding FHA domain-containing protein — its product is MDQQQEFDPTTTSVFGLPMAGEAPEGPVALSPRDRDAVEALPAGSALLIVQRGPNTGARFLLDAEVTNAGRSPRSDIFLDDVTVSRKHCQFLPHEGGVHMVRDSGSLNGTYVNRERVDQAVLKAGDEVQIGKYRLTYQPSPRNA
- a CDS encoding MerR family transcriptional regulator yields the protein MTTRDAAARELAGAQEDVALVPWPRGVSRKASLTIGQVVETLAKEFPAITVSKVRYLEDQELVSPTRTASGYRKYSPADVARLRFVLQRQRDTFAPLRVIGDELRALDAGHEPAPSRSARVVASEGRVVDVGNRPAVPASDLCDLTGADLETLERFTRLGLVTPDLAGYFPSRCIQVVSLLLQLEGCGIDVRTLRAVRTGAERSADIIDQTVTSQHSRRRAGDAERAAARSAELGELFADLHREMLRVSLHNLNRR
- a CDS encoding MerR family transcriptional regulator codes for the protein MNTSSAPSADSARQGVLFGDSVADQGDDLGYRGPAACTAAGITYRQLDYWARTGLLQPSVRPAKGSGTQRLYSFKDILVLKLVKKLLDAGVSLQQVRRAVGQLLDRGVEDLASVTLMSDGASVYECTSTEEVIDLLQGGQGVFGIAVGRVWREVEGSLADLPVEQADLPVVDDLAERRRRKRNAS
- a CDS encoding Hsp70 family protein, with amino-acid sequence MRIGVDFGTTRTTIACVDRGNYPMVSFEDESGDLHDYIPSVAALDGNHLVFGHEAERLASDGAAHLRSFKRLLADAGVTPSTTVRLARRDIGLVDLLTRFLAHVAQLVRESSSVATVPADEPLEAVVGVPAHAHSGQRFLTMEAFRAAGWNVLSMVNEPSAAGFEYTHRHSGTLNSRRTKVLVYDLGGGTFDASLVVADGVDHEVLASRGNNLLGGDDFDLVLARLALRSAGLSPADLGDEGWDTLVHQCRLVKESLTPQSRFATIDVQGSPVILPVRDYYEEVRPLVDSTLETMTPLLDLDAQGASKLAADVAGLYVVGGGAELPAVARILRDAHGRRVHRSPHPAASTAIGLAIAADPAAAYTLRDTLSRGVGVFREAESGDLVSFDPLLEPDLVLARGEDVHVVRRYRAAHNVGWFRFVEYSRTDSDGVPRGDVIPCGEVFMPFDRQLQGAQVDLSRVEVVRTEDGPLVEERYTVDRNGIVTVEIVDVETGWSVGRNLGKL
- a CDS encoding RNA polymerase-binding protein RbpA, producing the protein MADRALRGMQIGAKSMESEEGVVFAERYTVKYLCPNGTEFEVTLSTEAVAPATWECQCGLTAELIGDAPEEEEPKAVKPQRTHWDMLRERRSLEELDQVLTEQLTLLREGRLRPEGAYRRG
- the lnt gene encoding apolipoprotein N-acyltransferase; protein product: MSRLLVDVVLVVLAGVGLWLSFPAWDLWWLLVPSMALVISRVDCSSPSRAAFLAMVFGCAFWLPHTDWSLPATGGWLPWVALAGSQVVFLALWGAATALTRVWQWSRHPLGEALAVATTWVAVEQVRSHFPWSGFPWGNLAYPQVDAPIGRLAVVGGEVLVSFLVVVVAVLARRALAMHVGLERPGWWSRPLCLVGALALFVTPILIPLSQSQESGALRVGIAQGNIELPALQTYSEEGRVTRNHADQMQSLIDEGAPVDLYVWGEASLDRDPRRSAVVAHTVSDVVNRAQAPTIVGFPEYGEDFRYNWIGLWYPGTGLDPTFYGKQIPVPFGEFIPLRDIISLLATEAAQVSVDLAPVDNIAFMRVRLADGRDVPLAVGICFEVAYEDLLAEGVMAGGQMIVVPTNNYHFRDRAESVQQAQILRFRAMEFSRSAVQASTTGVSMLVRPDGSVQAVSGTMQAAHLAGELPLRTSLTPAAVLGPWPSWLVMCAGAVLVLASMARLVQVRFEDRAARGRRFAGAAGSAGRGDRGSSRRSSASTGRGSVRSGQ